AATCCAATCCCGTCTTCCCATCCGGGGCCACCGACACCCGATATCCCTCGTAGGCCAGCCCGGTACGCAGAAACTCGATGATCGTGGGCTCATCTTCGATGACCAGGATACGGGGGCCGGAAGGGAGCTGCGACTCGTCCGCGGGATTCGGATCCCACCTGTCCATATCGCCCATGTTCAACCGCCTCGTCATTCGTCTCGCTCCCTCCAAGGATTGTAGTACATTCCAGGGGAAAAGGCCACCGGGACGGAATTACGATAGCGTATCCAAGTTCGTGGAAATTCCGTGAGACGCCCCACGACATCCATCGCAAGCCCGCAGGGATGGGATGGGGAATCTCCCTCCGCCCAAACATCCCCTTTTCCGCCTGGCACCTGCTCTTCCCTGGCCCGATTCGGGTAGACAAGGCCGGGCAAGGCAGGTGAGAGACGGAAACCAGGGAGTTTCTTTTGAGGGGCTGCGCCCCTCAAACCTCCCCACCGTATTCCCATCGAAAAGGGTGCACGACAGAGCCACCGCTCTCGCGTAAGCACGTGCTGCTCTTCAGCCTTTCACAGCCACAGGTAGATCAGGACCGCCGTGATGAGCAGATAGATCAGCGAGTACTTGTGAAACTCCATCCATATCCGCCTGTCAGGGACCATCCGCAACGCGATCAGATTCGCGAGCGAGGCCGTGGCCAACCCATTCCCGCCGATGTTAACGCCGTAAAGGATCGCCCGCCAGTTATGGGAGAACCTCGACAGGAAGATCGCGGTGGGCACGTTGCTAATCGCCTGGGACAGCCACACGGAGCTTATGAACACCCCCCGGGCGTGCCCCAAGTCCAGTGCCCATACCCACCGCGAGACCCACTTCATTTCGGAGAGGATGCGAAAGTCCACGAACATGAGGGTCAGGATGAAGATGATGGACCAATCCACCCGGCCAAGCACATCCCGATCCAACGCCACATACGCGAGAAGGATCGCGGGGAGTACATACACGGAGGCCCCTACCTCGAAGGCCACCACGCATCCGAGCAGGAGTCCCAACGACCAGATGGCGAGCCGCCGATCATAGCGGGTGTCTCCCGCCCGGTGTGTATGGAGCGCGCGCCCACGGAACACGAGCGCGGCGAACAGCAGAAGCGTCGGCACCGAGAC
This genomic interval from Chloroflexota bacterium contains the following:
- a CDS encoding anion transporter, giving the protein MVRRDLVLLLLVALFVALTVTRPGGVMGIARIYRLVDWTTIASLAGIITITTGIKESGLFEGVAGWALDRLASERSLALFLVSLTAVSSAFLTNDIALVIVVPFTLSLQGLLQNDIKKVVVFEGIAANVGSALTPIGNPQNMVLWRDWGISFLAFVWHMAPLALVSVPTLLLFAALVFRGRALHTHRAGDTRYDRRLAIWSLGLLLGCVVAFEVGASVYVLPAILLAYVALDRDVLGRVDWSIIFILTLMFVDFRILSEMKWVSRWVWALDLGHARGVFISSVWLSQAISNVPTAIFLSRFSHNWRAILYGVNIGGNGLATASLANLIALRMVPDRRIWMEFHKYSLIYLLITAVLIYLWL